A single region of the Massilia sp. erpn genome encodes:
- a CDS encoding PilZ domain-containing protein: MPNDFRKGPPRLADAVEPIASGSKPHEMVEPEDIADALAILAENGDAISIYPSSSTEVVMARIASVDRERFRFVIQLNEGTYLPPGDATFVTWLRSAKLQFKLHDPHWNSLAEQPTLIPAEFPDKCTVLNRRAAARLETPLGTYHTASFVLNGKPYEMQLYDFSAGGIGMRCAPRDAVGLHVGRKLQRVRLEMGPQRVIICDLEIRLSRHYRSFLLGEQVQIGCQFTNMAPHLRAEIDQVLEQLNGNRRR; this comes from the coding sequence ATGCCAAACGATTTCCGCAAGGGACCACCCCGTCTCGCCGATGCGGTGGAACCGATTGCCTCCGGCTCCAAGCCGCACGAGATGGTCGAACCGGAAGATATCGCCGATGCCCTGGCCATTCTGGCCGAGAATGGCGACGCCATTTCGATTTATCCCTCGTCCAGCACCGAGGTGGTGATGGCGCGCATTGCATCGGTGGACCGGGAGCGCTTCCGCTTCGTCATCCAGCTCAATGAAGGCACTTATCTGCCACCGGGCGACGCCACCTTCGTCACCTGGCTGCGCAGCGCCAAGCTGCAGTTCAAGCTGCACGATCCGCACTGGAACAGCCTGGCCGAACAGCCGACCCTGATCCCCGCCGAATTCCCGGACAAATGCACGGTGCTCAACCGGCGCGCCGCGGCGCGGCTGGAAACCCCGCTCGGCACCTACCATACCGCTTCCTTCGTCCTGAACGGCAAGCCCTACGAGATGCAGCTGTATGATTTTTCCGCCGGCGGCATCGGCATGCGCTGCGCCCCGCGCGACGCGGTCGGCCTGCATGTGGGGCGCAAGCTGCAAAGGGTGAGGCTGGAAATGGGACCGCAGCGCGTCATCATCTGCGACCTGGAAATCCGCCTGTCACGCCACTACCGCTCCTTCCTGCTCGGCGAGCAGGTGCAGATCGGCTGCCAGTTCACCAATATGGCGCCGCATCTGCGCGCCGAAATCGACCAGGTGCTGGAACAGCTGAACGGCAACCGCCGCCGCTGA
- a CDS encoding pseudouridine synthase, with protein MSEELLRLSKRMSELGLCSRREADEWIAKGWVRVDGKVVSELGTKVYPSQRVSVERQAAAEQSKRVTILINKPVGYVSGQAEDGYTPAVALIKPENRWADDPAPEQFHPTQLRSLVPAGRLDIDSVGLLVLTQDGRIAKHLIGHDTEIDKEYLVRVQYSKPGKLPDADLKKLNHGLWMDGKPLLPAKVRWQNDDQLSFTLREGRKRQIRRMCEMVGLKVLGLKRVRIGKVKLGDLPQGQWRYLHPDERF; from the coding sequence ATGTCTGAAGAATTATTACGCCTGTCCAAACGCATGTCCGAACTGGGCCTGTGCTCCCGCCGCGAAGCCGATGAATGGATCGCCAAAGGCTGGGTGCGGGTCGACGGCAAGGTGGTGTCCGAACTGGGCACCAAGGTCTACCCGAGCCAGCGCGTCAGCGTCGAGCGCCAGGCCGCGGCCGAACAATCGAAACGCGTGACCATCCTGATCAACAAGCCGGTCGGCTACGTCAGCGGCCAGGCCGAGGATGGCTATACCCCGGCCGTGGCCCTGATCAAGCCGGAAAACCGCTGGGCCGACGATCCCGCGCCCGAGCAGTTCCACCCGACCCAGCTGCGCAGCCTGGTGCCGGCCGGCCGCCTCGACATCGACTCGGTCGGCCTGCTGGTGCTGACCCAGGATGGGCGCATCGCCAAACACCTGATCGGCCACGATACCGAGATCGACAAGGAATACCTGGTGCGCGTGCAGTACAGCAAGCCGGGCAAACTGCCCGACGCCGACCTGAAAAAGCTCAATCATGGTTTGTGGATGGACGGCAAGCCGCTGCTGCCGGCCAAGGTGCGCTGGCAGAACGACGACCAGCTCAGCTTTACCCTGCGCGAGGGCCGCAAGCGTCAGATCCGCCGCATGTGCGAGATGGTGGGCCTGAAAGTGCTAGGCTTGAAACGGGTACGCATCGGCAAGGTCAAGCTGGGCGATCTGCCCCAGGGCCAGTGGCGTTACTTGCATCCCGATGAGCGTTTTTGA
- a CDS encoding [protein-PII] uridylyltransferase: protein MKNELRDQLKARLKADRLQVVATFQADGKPEKLLRSLRQSVDAVLTSAWEAAGLPARTALVGVGGYGRGELFPHSDVDVLILLHQAPDDATRRRLEALVQLLWDLGLEVGHSIRTVDECLSESKADITVQTSLLEARLVTGERALFEELQQRYDAAMDAQAFFNAKMLEMRQRHAKYEDTPFALEPNCKESPGGLRDLQVILWLAKAAGLANSWRTLATRGLITQTEARQLMEKERAFKDIRVRLHLHAGRREDRLVFDVQTAIAETLGLQATGSGAHMRRASEYLMQRYYWAAKAVTQLNTILLQNIEAQLFPQNGETHPINARFAEVDGFIDIVDDDTFEQTPSAMLEVFVLMTERPAIKGMTARTMRALWHERFKIDAGFRNDAVNRAYFLRILQAPVGIIHALRRMNELSILGRYLPNFRKIVGQMQHDLFHVYTVDQHILMVVRNMRRFTMTEHAHEYPFCSQLMANFPQHWLLYVAALFHDIAKGRGGDHSKLGRVDAVQFCQDHGMGKDETELVVFLVEQHLTMSQVAQKQDLSDPDVIAAFARLVRDERHLTALYLLTVADIRGTSPKVWNAWKAKLLEDLYRMTLRVLGGEPPSADRELKNRQQEALATLRLYGLPPDAHEALWQQLDVAYFLRHDASDIAWQTRALYDRLNSGQPVVKCRLAPIGEGLQVAVYIPDQPDLFARICGYFDRKNFSILDAKIHTTRHGYALDTFLVTEQNFAKSYRDIISLIEHELCALLETAGPLSAPGKGRLSRLSRTFPLQPSVDLRPDERGQYYLLSVTANDRPGLLYSIATVLSRYKINLHTAKIMTLGERVEDVFLVDGAALANARLQLQLETDLLEALKI, encoded by the coding sequence ATGAAGAATGAGCTGCGGGACCAGCTCAAGGCCCGCCTCAAGGCCGACCGCCTGCAGGTGGTCGCCACCTTCCAGGCCGACGGCAAGCCGGAAAAGCTGCTGCGCAGCCTGCGCCAGAGCGTGGACGCGGTGCTTACCAGCGCCTGGGAAGCGGCCGGCCTGCCGGCGCGCACCGCCCTGGTCGGCGTGGGCGGCTACGGCCGCGGCGAACTGTTCCCCCATTCCGACGTCGATGTCCTGATCCTGCTGCACCAAGCGCCGGACGACGCCACGCGGCGCCGTCTGGAGGCGCTGGTGCAGCTGCTGTGGGACCTGGGACTGGAAGTGGGCCACAGCATCCGCACCGTGGACGAATGCCTGAGCGAGTCGAAGGCCGACATCACGGTGCAAACCAGCCTGCTCGAAGCGCGCCTGGTGACGGGCGAGCGCGCCCTGTTCGAGGAACTGCAGCAGCGCTACGACGCGGCCATGGACGCGCAAGCCTTCTTCAACGCCAAGATGCTGGAAATGCGCCAGCGCCACGCCAAGTACGAGGACACCCCCTTCGCGCTGGAACCGAACTGCAAGGAAAGCCCGGGCGGCCTGCGCGACCTGCAGGTGATCCTGTGGCTGGCCAAGGCCGCCGGCCTGGCCAATTCCTGGCGCACCCTGGCCACGCGCGGCCTGATCACCCAGACCGAGGCGCGCCAGCTGATGGAAAAGGAACGCGCCTTCAAGGATATCCGCGTGCGCCTGCACCTGCATGCCGGCCGGCGCGAAGACCGCCTGGTGTTCGACGTGCAGACCGCCATCGCCGAAACCCTGGGCCTGCAAGCCACCGGCAGCGGCGCGCATATGCGGCGCGCCAGCGAGTACCTGATGCAGCGCTACTACTGGGCGGCCAAGGCCGTGACCCAGCTGAATACCATCCTGCTGCAAAATATCGAAGCCCAGCTGTTCCCGCAGAATGGCGAGACGCATCCCATCAACGCACGCTTTGCCGAGGTGGACGGCTTCATCGATATCGTCGACGACGACACCTTCGAGCAAACGCCGTCGGCCATGCTGGAAGTGTTCGTGCTGATGACGGAACGCCCCGCCATCAAGGGCATGACGGCGCGCACCATGCGCGCCCTGTGGCACGAGCGTTTCAAGATCGACGCCGGCTTCCGCAACGATGCGGTCAACCGCGCCTACTTCCTGCGCATCCTGCAGGCGCCGGTCGGCATCATCCACGCGCTGCGGCGCATGAACGAGCTGTCCATCCTGGGCCGCTACCTGCCCAACTTCCGCAAGATCGTGGGCCAGATGCAGCACGACCTGTTCCACGTCTACACGGTGGACCAGCACATCCTGATGGTGGTGCGCAATATGCGCCGCTTCACGATGACCGAGCACGCCCACGAATACCCCTTCTGCAGCCAGCTGATGGCGAACTTCCCGCAGCACTGGCTACTGTATGTCGCGGCCCTGTTCCACGATATCGCCAAGGGCCGCGGCGGCGACCACTCCAAGCTGGGCCGGGTCGATGCCGTCCAGTTCTGCCAGGACCATGGCATGGGCAAGGACGAAACCGAGCTGGTGGTGTTCCTGGTCGAGCAGCACCTGACCATGTCCCAGGTGGCGCAGAAGCAGGACTTGTCCGATCCCGACGTGATCGCCGCCTTCGCCCGCCTGGTGCGCGACGAACGCCACCTGACCGCGCTCTACCTGCTGACGGTGGCCGATATCCGCGGCACCAGCCCGAAGGTGTGGAATGCCTGGAAGGCCAAGCTGCTGGAAGACCTGTACCGCATGACCTTGCGCGTGCTGGGCGGCGAGCCGCCGTCGGCCGACCGCGAGCTGAAAAACCGCCAGCAGGAAGCGCTGGCCACCCTGCGCCTGTATGGCTTGCCGCCCGACGCGCACGAAGCGCTGTGGCAGCAGCTGGACGTGGCCTACTTCCTGCGCCACGACGCCTCCGACATCGCCTGGCAGACGCGCGCCCTGTACGACCGCCTGAACAGCGGCCAGCCGGTGGTCAAATGCCGCCTGGCGCCGATCGGCGAAGGCTTGCAAGTGGCGGTCTACATTCCCGACCAGCCCGACCTGTTCGCGCGCATCTGCGGCTATTTCGACCGCAAGAATTTCAGCATCCTCGATGCCAAGATCCACACCACACGCCACGGCTACGCGCTCGACACCTTCCTGGTCACGGAGCAGAACTTCGCCAAGAGCTACCGCGACATCATCAGCCTGATCGAACATGAGCTGTGCGCGCTGCTGGAAACGGCCGGGCCGCTGTCGGCGCCGGGCAAGGGACGGCTGTCGCGCCTGTCGCGCACCTTCCCGCTGCAACCCAGCGTGGACTTGCGGCCGGACGAGCGCGGCCAGTATTATCTGCTCTCGGTCACCGCCAACGACCGCCCCGGCCTGCTGTACTCCATCGCCACGGTGCTGAGCCGCTACAAGATCAATCTGCATACGGCCAAGATCATGACCCTGGGCGAACGGGTGGAAGACGTCTTCCTCGTCGACGGCGCCGCCCTGGCCAATGCCCGCCTCCAGCTGCAGCTGGAAACCGATTTACTGGAAGCTTTGAAAATCTGA
- the map gene encoding type I methionyl aminopeptidase encodes MPRALPPILSKTEITSEMTISIKSPEDIEGMRIAGRLGSEVLDYITPFVKPGVTTGELDRLCHEYMVNVQGTIPAPLNYCPPGYTPYPKAICTSVNDVICHGIPGDKVLKNGDVVNLDITVIKDGYHGDNSRMFFIGEPSILARRLSDITYECMWLGIAKVKPGAHLGDIGHAIQVHAEKAGYSVVREFCGHGIGKVFHEEPQVLHYGRPGTLEELVPGMIFTIEPMINAGRREIREMGDGWTIKTKDRSLSAQWEHTVLVTETGYEVLTLSAASPPPPAFILDAQAAAA; translated from the coding sequence ATGCCGCGCGCCCTTCCGCCAATACTGAGCAAAACCGAGATTACAAGCGAAATGACCATATCCATCAAGAGCCCCGAGGACATCGAAGGCATGCGCATCGCCGGCCGCCTTGGCAGCGAAGTGCTCGACTACATCACCCCCTTCGTCAAACCCGGTGTCACCACGGGCGAACTGGACCGCCTGTGCCATGAGTACATGGTCAATGTGCAAGGCACCATCCCCGCCCCGCTGAATTATTGCCCACCCGGCTACACGCCTTATCCGAAAGCCATCTGCACCTCGGTCAACGATGTGATCTGCCACGGCATCCCGGGCGACAAGGTGCTCAAGAACGGCGACGTGGTCAACCTCGACATCACCGTCATCAAGGATGGCTACCACGGCGACAACAGCCGCATGTTCTTCATCGGCGAACCGTCGATCCTGGCGCGCCGCCTGTCCGACATCACCTACGAGTGCATGTGGCTGGGCATCGCCAAGGTGAAGCCGGGTGCCCACCTGGGCGATATCGGCCACGCCATCCAGGTGCATGCGGAAAAAGCCGGCTACAGCGTGGTGCGCGAATTCTGCGGCCACGGCATCGGCAAGGTCTTCCACGAAGAGCCGCAAGTGCTGCACTACGGCCGCCCCGGCACGCTGGAGGAGCTGGTGCCGGGCATGATCTTCACCATCGAGCCGATGATCAACGCCGGCCGCCGCGAAATCCGCGAAATGGGCGACGGCTGGACCATCAAGACCAAGGACCGCAGCCTGTCGGCCCAGTGGGAACACACCGTGCTGGTGACCGAAACCGGCTATGAGGTGCTGACCCTGTCGGCCGCCAGCCCGCCGCCACCCGCCTTCATCCTGGACGCACAGGCCGCGGCAGCCTGA
- a CDS encoding MHFG family PEP-CTERM protein, translating into MAECLYHCGCAFHRSFFQSKASTHPLLISMSIALATTLVAATLMPRCSWDRPGRNPYRGTPAAAMSRYPDIPEPQRRILAERIARGQMDEMVDISRDAIEGKGKHGYESEIRDMHFAARTVCGEVTRSKWAPERLEPAAIYCEGEHCIIVPKICNNISRITRKPLAAVPLAQKKKLPKLVTPGDPGLDEDARDDAREIEADVTDALAALLDEAPVNGGNYQPGHHAEPGDLIGFIEGDDPDRDFFNNNSHGKPITPTDPASPVPEPSSWLMLLGGIGLLGAWRLRRKG; encoded by the coding sequence ATGGCGGAATGTCTATATCATTGCGGCTGCGCGTTTCATCGAAGTTTCTTCCAATCAAAAGCAAGCACGCACCCACTACTCATATCTATGTCCATCGCACTCGCCACCACTCTGGTTGCCGCAACGCTGATGCCCCGCTGCTCCTGGGACCGCCCGGGACGAAATCCATATCGGGGCACGCCGGCAGCCGCCATGTCCCGCTATCCGGATATTCCGGAGCCGCAGCGCCGCATCCTGGCCGAGCGCATCGCGCGCGGCCAGATGGACGAGATGGTCGACATCAGCCGCGACGCCATCGAAGGCAAGGGCAAGCACGGCTACGAGAGCGAAATCCGCGACATGCATTTCGCCGCCCGCACCGTCTGCGGCGAAGTCACGCGCAGCAAATGGGCGCCGGAGCGCCTTGAGCCGGCCGCCATCTATTGCGAGGGCGAGCACTGCATCATCGTGCCGAAGATCTGCAATAACATCAGCCGCATCACGCGCAAGCCCCTGGCGGCCGTCCCGCTGGCACAGAAGAAAAAGCTGCCCAAGCTGGTGACGCCCGGCGACCCTGGCCTGGACGAGGATGCGCGCGACGATGCGCGCGAGATCGAAGCCGACGTCACCGACGCCCTGGCCGCGCTGCTGGATGAAGCGCCGGTCAATGGCGGCAATTACCAGCCCGGCCACCACGCCGAGCCGGGCGATCTGATCGGCTTCATCGAAGGCGACGATCCGGACCGCGATTTCTTCAACAACAATAGCCACGGCAAGCCGATCACCCCGACCGATCCGGCCTCGCCGGTGCCGGAGCCCTCGTCCTGGCTGATGCTGCTGGGCGGCATCGGCCTGCTGGGCGCCTGGCGCCTGCGCCGCAAGGGCTGA
- the rpsB gene encoding 30S ribosomal protein S2 yields the protein MSVTMREMLEAGVHFGHQTRFWNPKMAPFIFGHRNKIHIINLEKTMAMYQEAMKTVRQVAASRGTILMVGTKRQARDIIAAEAQRAGVPYVDQRWLGGMLTNFKTIKTSIKRLKDMEAAIEDGSVEKLSKKEALMFSREMEKLQKSIGGIKEMGGVPDAIFVVDVGYHKGAITEAAKLGIPVIGVVDTNHSPEGVTYVIPGNDDSSKAITLYARGVADAILEGRANASAEVLETIKTAAGDEFVEVNEQA from the coding sequence ATGTCTGTAACGATGCGTGAAATGCTGGAAGCCGGCGTCCATTTCGGCCACCAAACCCGTTTCTGGAACCCAAAGATGGCTCCGTTCATCTTCGGCCACCGCAATAAAATTCACATCATCAACCTGGAAAAAACCATGGCGATGTACCAGGAGGCGATGAAGACCGTGCGCCAAGTGGCCGCTTCCCGTGGCACCATCCTGATGGTGGGCACCAAGCGCCAGGCCCGCGATATCATCGCTGCCGAAGCACAACGCGCCGGTGTTCCTTATGTTGACCAGCGTTGGCTGGGCGGCATGCTGACCAACTTCAAAACCATCAAAACCTCGATCAAGCGTCTGAAAGACATGGAAGCGGCGATCGAAGACGGTTCCGTTGAGAAGCTGTCCAAAAAAGAAGCCCTGATGTTCAGCCGCGAAATGGAAAAGCTGCAGAAATCCATCGGCGGCATCAAGGAAATGGGCGGCGTGCCTGACGCAATCTTCGTGGTCGACGTTGGCTACCACAAAGGCGCGATCACCGAAGCTGCAAAACTGGGCATCCCAGTGATCGGCGTGGTTGACACCAACCACTCCCCAGAAGGCGTGACCTACGTTATCCCTGGTAACGACGATTCCTCGAAAGCGATCACCCTGTACGCCCGCGGCGTGGCAGACGCAATCCTGGAAGGCCGTGCCAACGCCTCCGCTGAAGTCCTGGAAACCATCAAGACCGCAGCCGGCGACGAGTTCGTAGAAGTCAACGAACAAGCCTAA
- the tsf gene encoding translation elongation factor Ts — protein sequence MAAITAAMVGELRAKTDAPMMECKKALTEADGDMGKAEEILRVKLGGKASKASARITAEGVVAAYIAGGVGALVEVNSETDFVAKNDDFLALSNAAAKLVAEHNPADVAALLALPAGDGKTLDEVRTALIGKIGENMSIRRFQRFETSAKLASYLHGTRIGVIVEFDGADEQVGKDVAMHIAAMKPVALSSEQVPAELIEKERSVAKAKAEEDAAKAAAEGKPAQSADIVAKRLEGSVQKYLKEVSLLNQAFVKNDKQSVEQMLKAANSAVKGFTMYVVGEGIEKKQDDFAAEVAAQMAASKGA from the coding sequence ATGGCAGCGATTACTGCAGCAATGGTCGGCGAACTGCGCGCCAAAACCGACGCACCAATGATGGAATGCAAAAAAGCCCTGACCGAAGCCGATGGCGATATGGGCAAGGCGGAAGAGATTCTGCGCGTTAAACTGGGCGGTAAAGCGTCCAAAGCGTCGGCCCGCATCACCGCTGAAGGCGTGGTGGCAGCTTACATCGCCGGCGGCGTTGGCGCCCTGGTGGAAGTGAACTCGGAAACCGACTTCGTCGCCAAGAACGACGACTTCCTGGCCCTGTCGAACGCCGCTGCCAAGCTGGTGGCCGAGCACAACCCGGCCGACGTGGCTGCCCTGCTGGCCCTGCCAGCTGGCGACGGCAAGACCCTGGACGAAGTGCGCACCGCCCTGATCGGCAAAATCGGCGAAAACATGTCGATCCGCCGCTTCCAGCGTTTCGAAACCAGCGCCAAGCTGGCTTCCTACCTGCACGGCACCCGCATCGGCGTGATCGTTGAATTCGACGGCGCCGACGAGCAAGTCGGTAAAGACGTGGCCATGCACATCGCTGCGATGAAGCCAGTGGCTCTGTCGTCCGAGCAAGTGCCGGCCGAACTGATCGAAAAAGAGCGTTCGGTGGCCAAAGCCAAGGCTGAAGAAGATGCCGCCAAAGCTGCTGCCGAAGGCAAGCCAGCCCAGTCCGCCGACATCGTCGCCAAGCGCCTGGAAGGTTCCGTGCAGAAGTACCTGAAAGAAGTGTCGCTGCTGAACCAGGCTTTCGTGAAGAACGACAAGCAGTCCGTCGAGCAGATGCTGAAAGCGGCCAACAGCGCCGTGAAAGGCTTCACCATGTATGTGGTGGGCGAGGGCATCGAGAAGAAGCAGGACGACTTCGCCGCCGAAGTGGCAGCCCAGATGGCTGCCTCCAAAGGAGCGTAA
- the pyrH gene encoding UMP kinase: MSKPAYKRVLLKLSGEALMGDDAYGINRGTIERMVADVAEVAKLGVELAVVIGGGNIFRGVAPGAQGMDRATADYMGMLATVMNALALADAMRHVGVTARVMSAIGIEQVVEPYVRPKALQYLEEGKVVVFAAGTGNPFFTTDTAAALRGSEVSAEIVLKATKVDGVYSADPKKDPNATLFPSITFDEAIAKHLQVMDATAFALCRDQKLPIKVFSITKPGALMRVIMGEDEGTLVHV; encoded by the coding sequence ATGTCAAAACCAGCCTACAAGCGTGTCCTCCTTAAACTGTCCGGCGAAGCCCTGATGGGAGATGATGCTTACGGCATCAACCGGGGCACGATCGAACGCATGGTGGCCGACGTGGCCGAGGTCGCAAAACTGGGTGTGGAACTGGCGGTCGTGATTGGCGGCGGCAATATCTTCCGCGGCGTGGCGCCAGGCGCCCAAGGCATGGACCGCGCCACTGCCGATTACATGGGCATGCTGGCCACCGTCATGAATGCGCTGGCCCTGGCCGACGCGATGCGCCATGTAGGCGTGACCGCGCGCGTCATGTCGGCCATCGGCATCGAGCAGGTGGTCGAGCCGTATGTGCGCCCCAAGGCGCTGCAGTATCTGGAAGAGGGCAAGGTCGTGGTGTTCGCTGCCGGCACCGGCAACCCCTTCTTCACCACCGATACCGCCGCCGCGCTGCGCGGCTCGGAAGTGAGCGCGGAGATCGTGCTGAAAGCCACCAAGGTCGATGGCGTGTATTCCGCCGATCCGAAAAAAGACCCGAACGCCACCCTGTTCCCGTCGATCACCTTCGACGAAGCCATCGCCAAGCACCTGCAGGTGATGGATGCCACCGCCTTCGCGCTGTGCCGCGACCAGAAACTGCCGATCAAGGTGTTCTCCATCACCAAGCCTGGCGCGCTGATGCGCGTGATTATGGGCGAGGATGAAGGTACACTGGTACACGTTTAA
- the frr gene encoding ribosome recycling factor yields MSTADIKKNAQDRMNKSLETLKGDLAKVRTGRAHTGILDHVMVDYYGNPTPINQVANLTLVDARTIGVTPFEKKMGAAIEKAIREADLGLNPAAQGDLIRVPTPALTEERRKEMVKLCKSEAEDGKIAVRNIRRDANESLKKLVKDKAISEDEERRASDEVQKLTDKFIADIDKIVAEKEKEVLTV; encoded by the coding sequence ATGTCCACCGCCGACATTAAAAAGAACGCGCAAGACCGCATGAACAAGTCGCTGGAAACGCTGAAAGGCGATCTGGCCAAGGTGCGCACCGGCCGCGCCCACACCGGCATTCTCGATCACGTGATGGTCGATTACTACGGCAATCCAACCCCGATCAACCAGGTGGCCAACCTGACCCTGGTCGACGCGCGCACCATCGGCGTGACGCCGTTCGAGAAGAAAATGGGCGCCGCCATCGAGAAAGCCATCCGTGAAGCCGACCTGGGCCTGAACCCGGCCGCGCAGGGCGACCTGATCCGCGTGCCGACCCCGGCCCTGACCGAAGAGCGCCGCAAGGAAATGGTCAAGCTGTGCAAGAGCGAAGCCGAAGACGGCAAGATCGCCGTGCGCAATATCCGCCGCGACGCCAATGAATCGCTGAAAAAGCTGGTCAAGGACAAAGCCATCTCGGAAGACGAAGAGCGCCGCGCCTCCGACGAAGTGCAGAAGCTGACCGACAAGTTCATCGCCGACATCGACAAGATCGTTGCCGAAAAAGAAAAAGAAGTTCTGACCGTTTAA
- the uppS gene encoding polyprenyl diphosphate synthase: MKYSSSTTAVPEAPKVPRHVAIIMDGNGRWATKRFLPRVAGHVKGVEAVRTVVEACAERGIEYLTVFAFSSENWRRPEEEVSLLMRLFVTALEREVAKMHANNIRLKVVGDLSRFDAKLQAMIAAAERKTAANTRLTVTVCANYGGRWDIMQAVGKMVAAHPGATDFSEAQLAPHLAMAYAPEPDLFIRTGGEERISNFLLWQLAYTELYFTDTYWPDFTAERLDAAIASYQNRERRFGRTGEQLVETTN; encoded by the coding sequence ATGAAATATTCGAGTTCTACGACTGCTGTACCTGAAGCGCCGAAAGTGCCGCGCCATGTGGCCATCATCATGGACGGCAATGGCCGCTGGGCCACCAAGCGCTTCCTGCCGCGCGTGGCCGGCCACGTCAAGGGCGTGGAAGCCGTGCGCACCGTGGTCGAGGCCTGCGCCGAACGCGGCATCGAGTACCTGACCGTGTTCGCCTTCAGTTCCGAGAACTGGCGCCGTCCCGAAGAGGAGGTGTCGCTGCTGATGCGCCTGTTCGTCACCGCCCTCGAGCGCGAAGTGGCGAAGATGCACGCCAATAATATCCGTCTCAAGGTGGTGGGCGACTTGAGCCGCTTCGACGCCAAGCTGCAGGCGATGATCGCCGCCGCCGAGCGCAAGACCGCCGCCAACACCCGCTTGACGGTGACCGTGTGCGCCAATTACGGCGGACGCTGGGACATCATGCAGGCGGTGGGCAAGATGGTGGCCGCCCATCCCGGCGCCACCGATTTCAGCGAGGCGCAGCTGGCCCCGCACCTGGCCATGGCCTACGCGCCCGAGCCCGACCTGTTCATCCGCACCGGCGGCGAAGAGCGCATTTCCAATTTCCTGCTGTGGCAGCTGGCGTATACCGAGCTGTACTTCACCGACACCTACTGGCCGGACTTCACCGCCGAGCGCCTGGACGCGGCCATTGCCTCATATCAGAACCGCGAGCGGCGTTTCGGCCGCACCGGCGAACAACTGGTGGAAACGACTAACTGA
- a CDS encoding phosphatidate cytidylyltransferase: MLKTRIITALVLLAVLLPALFLNYFPVFAAVLAVFFAAAVWESFRLFGHKRPLLVAAFWTAAFAYTFLHAGGHSAAKFWLALSLMIWLLRFAPTLKFGLPPLDGMGNVMLSLIYAVTLVGCFVAILTLYLHSATYLLSAMALVWIADIGAYFAGKAFGKRKLAPSISPGKSWEGAIGGWIAVLALSALSIVPADSVPLLADTFAVKLQAALGWFKALAVLTVIVIASVVGDLFESQLKRRAGMKDSSTLLPGHGGVLDRIDALVPALPVAALVSAWL; the protein is encoded by the coding sequence ATGCTGAAAACACGGATTATTACCGCCCTGGTCCTGCTGGCGGTGCTGCTGCCGGCCCTGTTCCTGAACTATTTCCCGGTCTTTGCCGCCGTGCTGGCCGTGTTCTTTGCCGCTGCCGTGTGGGAAAGCTTCCGCCTGTTTGGCCATAAGCGCCCGCTGCTGGTGGCCGCTTTCTGGACCGCGGCCTTCGCCTACACCTTCCTGCATGCGGGCGGCCACAGCGCCGCCAAGTTCTGGCTCGCGCTGAGCCTGATGATCTGGCTGCTGCGCTTTGCACCCACGCTCAAGTTCGGTCTGCCGCCGCTGGACGGCATGGGTAACGTCATGCTCAGCCTGATCTATGCCGTGACCCTGGTGGGCTGTTTTGTCGCCATCCTCACGCTGTACCTGCATTCGGCCACGTATCTGCTGTCGGCCATGGCCCTGGTGTGGATCGCCGATATCGGCGCCTACTTCGCCGGCAAGGCCTTCGGCAAGCGCAAGCTGGCGCCCAGCATCTCGCCCGGCAAGTCCTGGGAAGGCGCGATCGGCGGCTGGATCGCCGTGCTGGCCCTGTCCGCGCTGAGCATCGTGCCGGCCGACAGCGTGCCGCTGCTGGCCGACACCTTTGCCGTCAAGCTGCAGGCTGCGCTGGGCTGGTTCAAGGCCCTGGCGGTACTGACCGTGATCGTGATCGCCTCCGTAGTGGGCGACCTGTTTGAATCCCAGCTCAAGCGCCGCGCCGGCATGAAGGACAGCAGCACGCTGCTGCCAGGTCATGGCGGCGTGCTTGACCGCATCGATGCGCTGGTGCCGGCCTTGCCGGTGGCAGCCCTGGTCAGCGCCTGGCTCTAA